One Solibacillus sp. R5-41 DNA segment encodes these proteins:
- the lspA gene encoding signal peptidase II, with amino-acid sequence MYKYYGLALFAVIIDQWTKWLVVKNMELGERISIWDPWFGLLSHRNRGAAWGMLEGQMWLFTIVTIAVIIAILYFYHTEAKGKPLFQISLMLLLGGALGNFIDRLFRGEVVDFFDVFIPIINYDFPIFNIADAALTIAVVMLFITIILEEKAEKKKVEK; translated from the coding sequence ATGTATAAATATTACGGATTAGCATTATTTGCAGTCATTATTGATCAATGGACAAAATGGCTTGTCGTTAAAAATATGGAGTTAGGGGAACGTATTAGTATATGGGACCCGTGGTTTGGACTATTATCACATCGTAATCGTGGCGCTGCATGGGGCATGCTGGAAGGGCAAATGTGGTTATTTACGATTGTGACAATTGCCGTAATTATTGCGATCTTGTATTTTTACCATACTGAGGCAAAAGGCAAGCCGCTATTTCAAATTAGTTTAATGCTGTTATTAGGCGGTGCATTAGGGAACTTTATCGACCGACTATTCCGTGGAGAAGTAGTGGATTTTTTCGATGTTTTCATTCCCATCATCAATTATGACTTCCCGATTTTCAATATTGCGGATGCTGCATTAACAATCGCAGTAGTCATGCTCTTTATTACGATTATTTTAGAAGAAAAAGCAGAAAAGAAAAAGGTGGAAAAATGA
- a CDS encoding AzlC family ABC transporter permease: MEQSYSKAITPDTFLQGVKDCVPTLLGYISIGVAFGVVGIASGISVLEVFLLSVLLYAGSAQFIFCGLYLAGAPVSAVVLTIFIVNLRHLLMSLTIAPYFTNYSTLRNIGFGTLLTDETFGVSVVSAGKEGRLGGKWMDGLNVTAYLTWIVACTIGGVIGQWLPDPEKWGLDYALVAMFVALLVLTLASIPRVKLMHYIKLVGLMVVIMYGLLYFMPGHLAVLLSTLIVATTGVVTEK; this comes from the coding sequence ATGGAACAAAGTTATTCGAAAGCAATCACACCAGATACATTTTTACAAGGTGTGAAAGATTGTGTTCCGACACTTTTAGGATACATAAGTATAGGTGTAGCATTTGGTGTTGTCGGAATTGCTTCTGGTATTTCAGTTCTTGAAGTATTTTTACTTTCAGTACTCCTCTATGCAGGTTCGGCGCAATTTATATTTTGTGGACTTTATTTGGCAGGGGCACCTGTTTCAGCAGTTGTATTAACGATATTTATTGTTAATTTACGACATTTACTTATGTCTTTAACTATAGCGCCGTATTTTACAAACTATTCGACACTGCGTAATATTGGTTTTGGCACGCTGTTAACTGATGAAACGTTTGGGGTATCAGTTGTATCAGCTGGTAAGGAAGGGCGTCTTGGCGGTAAATGGATGGACGGGCTCAATGTAACTGCATATCTAACATGGATAGTGGCTTGTACGATTGGAGGGGTTATTGGGCAATGGTTACCTGACCCGGAGAAATGGGGTCTTGATTACGCACTCGTTGCTATGTTCGTTGCCTTACTCGTTTTGACACTTGCTAGTATTCCGCGGGTAAAATTAATGCATTACATAAAACTAGTTGGCTTGATGGTTGTCATTATGTATGGGTTACTTTATTTTATGCCAGGACATTTAGCTGTTTTACTTTCAACGTTAATTGTTGCGACGACTGGGGTGGTAACTGAAAAATGA
- a CDS encoding RluA family pseudouridine synthase yields MTVVTLTIEQFAGERLDKALSQIEEAWSRSQVSTWLDQDRITVNGAKVKAKYKVKEGDVIEVDVPEVEELEIIAEDLNLEIIYEDSDVLVVNKPRGMVVHPAPGHVKGTLVNGLMHHCTDLSGINGVARPGIVHRIDKDTTGLLMVAKNDIAHEGLVNQLVDKSVTRKYTALVHGHIPHDKGTIDAPIGRDSKDRQKQAIVDKGKHAVTHFTVLERFGNFTLVECRLETGRTHQIRVHMNYIGYPLAGDPKYGPKKTIDFGGQVLHAGVLGFIQPVTKEYIEFEAPLPADFEQLLTEIRAQATLKKDETE; encoded by the coding sequence ATGACAGTAGTCACATTAACAATAGAACAATTTGCTGGAGAACGTTTGGATAAGGCACTTTCACAGATAGAAGAAGCTTGGTCACGCTCACAAGTTTCAACTTGGTTAGATCAAGATCGTATTACCGTGAATGGCGCTAAAGTAAAAGCGAAATATAAGGTAAAAGAAGGCGACGTTATTGAAGTGGACGTGCCAGAAGTAGAAGAATTAGAAATTATTGCAGAAGATTTAAACTTAGAAATTATTTATGAAGATAGCGATGTTTTAGTTGTTAACAAGCCACGTGGTATGGTTGTTCATCCGGCGCCAGGTCACGTTAAAGGTACTTTAGTAAATGGTTTAATGCATCATTGCACTGATTTATCAGGAATTAATGGTGTAGCACGACCAGGGATTGTACATCGTATCGACAAAGATACAACGGGCTTACTAATGGTTGCAAAAAATGATATAGCGCATGAAGGACTAGTGAATCAATTAGTAGATAAATCGGTTACACGTAAATATACAGCACTTGTGCATGGCCATATTCCGCATGATAAAGGAACAATCGATGCGCCAATTGGACGCGATTCGAAAGACCGTCAAAAACAAGCGATTGTTGATAAAGGAAAGCATGCTGTGACACATTTCACGGTTTTAGAACGCTTTGGCAATTTTACTTTAGTAGAGTGCCGTTTAGAAACAGGTCGTACGCATCAAATCCGTGTGCATATGAATTATATTGGCTACCCTCTAGCGGGAGATCCGAAATATGGTCCGAAAAAGACAATTGATTTCGGAGGTCAAGTATTACACGCGGGCGTACTTGGTTTTATTCAGCCTGTAACGAAAGAGTATATTGAGTTTGAAGCACCATTACCAGCAGACTTTGAACAATTATTAACAGAAATTCGCGCTCAAGCAACATTAAAAAAAGATGAGACTGAGTGA
- the ileS gene encoding isoleucine--tRNA ligase, which yields MVEYKNTLLMPKTDFPMRGGLPTKEPQIQAQWDAMDINKLVKERTEGRPHFVLHDGPPYANGDIHTGHALNKVIKDMINRQKSMTGYHVDYIPGWDTHGLPIEQALTNKGVKRKEMSVAEFRELCEKYAYEQVANQSTQFQRLGVRGDWANPYITLKPEFEARQIEVFGKMAEKGYIYKGLKPVYWSPSSESALAEAEIEYKDVESYSIYVAFGIKDAKNVVPADAKFVIWTTTPWTIPANLGISVNPEFTYVVVEANGSKYIVTKDLLANLSTTFGWEDVQIVQEVKGQELDMLVAEHPIYKRDSLVMVGDHVTAEAGTGCVHTAPGHGEDDYQIGSRYGLNILSPVDNGGCYTDEAPGFEGLFYEKANPIVIEKLKEEGALLNVSKFKHSYPHDWRTKKPVIFRATPQWFASVEIFRDELLDAVKATEFTPAWGETRLYNMIRDRGDWVISRQRAWGVPIPIFYAENEEPIITPETIAHISKLFREHGSNIWFQKEAKELLPEGFTHPGSPNGKFTKENDIMDVWFDSGSSHQGVLVERGMKYPADLYLEGSDQHRGWFNSSLITSVAINGYAPYKALLTHGFVLDGEGRKMSKSLGNTIDPLKVMNQYGADILRMWVASVDYTADVRISMDMLKQVSETYRKVRNTLRFLHGNVTDFNPETDRVAYDDLREMDQYMYMRLQDVVKAIRSAYDRYDFSTVYSTVNNFVAIELSSFYLDIAKDVVYIEGMDNKDRRAMQTVMHDTLMALLKLLTPMIPHTTEELWEYVELEGKVQSIQLMDFPEVDEKANFAELRTKWTKLIAVRNEVLKALEEARNAKTIGKSLEAKISVYADSETVELLSDEKINFAQLSIVSQFVVAGNKENAPTNSLVLEKTSLVVEKADGKKCERCWTISETIGAVEAHATLCKRCADVVENYYV from the coding sequence ATGGTAGAGTATAAAAACACGTTATTAATGCCAAAAACAGATTTCCCGATGCGCGGTGGCTTGCCGACGAAAGAACCACAAATTCAAGCACAGTGGGATGCAATGGATATTAACAAACTAGTAAAAGAACGTACGGAAGGCCGCCCACACTTCGTATTACACGATGGCCCTCCTTATGCAAACGGTGATATTCATACAGGTCACGCGTTAAATAAAGTAATTAAAGATATGATTAACCGTCAAAAATCTATGACAGGTTATCATGTTGATTATATTCCAGGCTGGGATACACATGGTTTACCAATCGAGCAAGCTTTAACAAATAAAGGTGTTAAGCGCAAAGAGATGTCAGTAGCGGAGTTCCGTGAGCTTTGTGAAAAATATGCATATGAGCAAGTAGCTAACCAAAGTACACAATTCCAACGTTTAGGCGTACGCGGTGACTGGGCAAATCCTTACATTACGTTAAAACCAGAATTTGAAGCACGTCAAATTGAAGTATTCGGTAAAATGGCGGAAAAAGGCTATATTTACAAAGGCTTAAAACCTGTTTACTGGTCACCATCTTCAGAATCAGCTTTAGCTGAAGCAGAAATCGAATATAAAGATGTTGAGTCGTATTCAATTTATGTAGCATTTGGCATTAAAGATGCGAAAAATGTCGTGCCAGCAGATGCTAAATTTGTTATTTGGACAACAACACCTTGGACAATTCCTGCGAACTTAGGTATTTCAGTAAATCCTGAATTCACATACGTAGTTGTAGAAGCAAATGGTTCAAAATATATTGTAACGAAAGATTTACTTGCAAATTTATCAACTACTTTTGGTTGGGAAGATGTGCAAATTGTTCAAGAAGTAAAAGGGCAAGAACTAGATATGCTTGTTGCGGAGCACCCAATTTACAAGCGTGATTCATTAGTAATGGTAGGCGATCATGTTACTGCTGAAGCAGGCACGGGTTGTGTTCATACAGCGCCTGGACACGGTGAGGACGATTACCAAATTGGGAGTCGTTACGGCTTAAACATCTTATCTCCAGTAGATAATGGTGGCTGCTATACAGATGAAGCGCCAGGATTTGAAGGGCTATTCTATGAAAAAGCAAACCCGATTGTGATTGAGAAGCTAAAAGAAGAAGGTGCATTATTAAATGTATCGAAATTCAAGCACTCATATCCACATGACTGGCGTACGAAAAAACCAGTAATTTTCCGTGCAACACCGCAATGGTTTGCATCGGTAGAAATTTTCCGTGATGAATTATTAGATGCAGTAAAAGCAACTGAATTCACACCAGCATGGGGCGAAACACGTCTTTACAATATGATTCGTGACCGCGGGGATTGGGTAATTTCTCGTCAACGTGCATGGGGTGTTCCGATTCCGATTTTCTATGCTGAAAACGAAGAACCAATTATCACACCAGAAACAATCGCGCACATTTCAAAATTATTCCGTGAGCATGGTTCAAATATTTGGTTCCAAAAAGAAGCGAAAGAATTATTACCTGAAGGCTTTACACATCCAGGAAGCCCTAACGGTAAATTCACGAAAGAAAATGACATTATGGACGTTTGGTTCGATTCAGGTTCATCTCACCAAGGTGTACTTGTTGAGCGCGGTATGAAATATCCAGCTGACCTGTACTTAGAAGGTTCAGACCAACATCGTGGCTGGTTCAACTCATCATTAATCACATCGGTTGCGATTAACGGTTATGCACCGTATAAAGCTTTATTAACACACGGTTTCGTATTAGATGGTGAAGGACGCAAAATGTCGAAATCACTTGGTAATACAATTGATCCATTAAAAGTAATGAATCAATACGGTGCGGATATCCTACGTATGTGGGTAGCGTCAGTAGATTATACAGCTGACGTACGTATCTCAATGGATATGTTAAAACAAGTTTCTGAGACATACCGTAAAGTACGTAACACATTGCGTTTCTTACATGGGAACGTAACAGACTTCAACCCTGAGACGGACCGTGTAGCGTATGATGATTTACGTGAAATGGATCAATATATGTATATGCGCTTGCAAGATGTTGTGAAAGCAATTCGTTCAGCATATGACCGTTATGACTTCTCAACTGTTTATTCAACAGTAAACAACTTTGTAGCAATCGAGCTTTCTTCATTCTACTTAGATATTGCAAAAGATGTTGTATATATCGAGGGTATGGATAATAAAGACCGCCGTGCAATGCAAACGGTTATGCACGATACATTAATGGCATTGTTAAAATTATTAACGCCAATGATTCCTCACACTACGGAAGAGTTATGGGAATATGTAGAATTAGAAGGCAAAGTGCAGTCAATCCAATTAATGGACTTCCCTGAAGTAGACGAAAAAGCCAACTTTGCAGAATTACGCACGAAATGGACGAAATTAATTGCCGTTCGTAATGAAGTATTAAAAGCTTTAGAAGAAGCTCGTAATGCGAAAACAATCGGTAAATCTTTAGAGGCGAAAATTTCGGTTTATGCAGATAGCGAAACAGTTGAATTATTAAGTGATGAAAAAATTAACTTTGCACAACTTTCAATCGTTTCTCAATTTGTCGTTGCAGGTAACAAAGAAAATGCGCCTACAAACAGCCTTGTATTAGAAAAAACGTCACTTGTCGTTGAAAAAGCAGACGGTAAAAAATGTGAACGTTGTTGGACAATTTCTGAAACAATTGGGGCAGTAGAAGCGCATGCTACATTATGTAAGCGTTGTGCGGATGTAGTCGAAAACTATTACGTATAA
- a CDS encoding methyl-accepting chemotaxis protein: MLKQLFMKNKLTEDVQQELDALTLEERTQVIASVEELLELLNKANTKNTESDSLFMERITVISESIQQDQQLLQSSNERANSIVQETEEIQQITATVEAQVESNRQLIVEGSNQMNELYEQMGNVREIFEQFGQSIGVVQQETKEIMDFAKLIGAIADQTNLLALNASIEAARAGEHGKGFAVVAAEVRKLAEQSKNALIQINGKVNDIVQHIEDVVMNIHQEQQTVQKTQQMSAETKQYFGRIEQSESKLAENMLAIQQATSQTLNQVVSFQQLLEQIVQSSKMSMDQIEQLYGFSESKSYNANDMITFIIQVNHLITALKNDHL, translated from the coding sequence ATGCTAAAGCAACTATTTATGAAAAACAAACTAACTGAAGATGTTCAACAAGAACTCGATGCGTTAACGCTAGAAGAACGTACTCAAGTCATTGCCAGCGTAGAAGAACTATTAGAGTTATTGAATAAAGCTAATACGAAAAATACGGAAAGTGATAGCCTGTTTATGGAGCGCATCACGGTTATTTCTGAATCCATTCAGCAAGATCAGCAGCTGTTACAATCTTCAAATGAACGCGCCAATTCCATTGTTCAAGAAACAGAAGAAATTCAACAAATTACAGCAACCGTTGAAGCTCAAGTTGAAAGCAATCGCCAGCTCATTGTCGAAGGTAGCAATCAAATGAACGAGCTATATGAACAAATGGGAAATGTTCGTGAGATTTTCGAACAGTTCGGACAATCGATTGGTGTGGTACAACAAGAAACGAAAGAAATTATGGATTTTGCAAAATTAATTGGCGCCATTGCAGATCAAACAAATTTATTAGCATTAAATGCTTCTATTGAAGCTGCACGTGCAGGTGAACATGGAAAAGGTTTTGCGGTGGTGGCAGCTGAAGTAAGAAAGTTGGCAGAGCAAAGTAAAAATGCGCTTATCCAAATTAATGGAAAGGTGAATGACATTGTTCAACATATTGAAGACGTTGTCATGAATATTCATCAAGAACAGCAAACGGTTCAAAAGACGCAGCAAATGTCTGCTGAAACAAAACAATATTTTGGACGAATTGAGCAATCAGAGAGTAAACTTGCGGAAAATATGTTAGCCATTCAACAAGCAACAAGTCAGACATTAAATCAAGTTGTATCATTCCAACAGTTATTAGAGCAAATTGTACAATCTTCAAAAATGTCGATGGATCAAATTGAACAGCTATATGGGTTTTCTGAAAGCAAATCGTATAATGCGAATGATATGATTACGTTTATTATACAAGTGAATCATTTAATCACAGCTTTAAAAAATGACCATTTATAA
- a CDS encoding FIST signal transduction protein produces MDFIYSTLTTTQQPEKAVEELARNLHKEPGLVLFFASTVYSFEKLTELFKEKYPQAQIVGVTTTGEIGPQGYSESSLSAQSFSKSFGKAKAVLMKDIVKYPIFDRENIVQAAKSIGIQVTSKMIEKEGLGLVFPVGLKAGEEKMLSVVNSIFQYDGFPIFGGTAGDDAKFVMTKVSVNGEITTTGGAAIFLKPVVEFYIHKENIFKSTGKQVKITKADPEKRIVYEMNHRPAAEVYAKLINVPKNELGKHFALHPLGRKFNHDFLIASPFEAKSSGEVEFYCQVYEGAIVDILEPKNPVLEMEKTIADFTNRFTELHGVLGSNCILRKLQFQNEQLFSKLNTQLSVLPNLCGFSSYGEQLNKSQLNQTLLLIGFGKLRLG; encoded by the coding sequence ATGGATTTTATTTACTCAACTTTAACGACGACGCAGCAGCCGGAAAAAGCGGTGGAAGAACTAGCACGTAACTTACATAAAGAACCAGGTTTAGTTTTATTTTTTGCAAGTACAGTCTATTCATTTGAAAAACTAACAGAATTATTCAAAGAAAAGTATCCGCAAGCCCAAATTGTTGGTGTCACAACAACTGGTGAAATTGGACCACAAGGTTATAGTGAATCAAGTTTGTCTGCGCAAAGTTTCTCTAAAAGTTTTGGTAAAGCGAAAGCCGTTTTAATGAAGGACATCGTTAAGTACCCAATTTTTGATAGAGAAAATATAGTGCAGGCGGCAAAATCAATCGGTATACAAGTTACATCAAAGATGATTGAAAAAGAAGGACTTGGCCTTGTTTTTCCGGTAGGCTTAAAGGCAGGGGAAGAAAAAATGTTGTCAGTCGTGAATTCAATTTTTCAATATGACGGGTTTCCGATTTTTGGGGGTACTGCAGGTGATGATGCGAAATTTGTGATGACGAAAGTTAGTGTTAATGGTGAAATAACAACAACTGGCGGGGCGGCAATCTTTTTAAAGCCTGTTGTTGAATTTTATATTCATAAAGAAAATATATTTAAAAGCACAGGAAAACAGGTGAAAATAACAAAAGCAGATCCAGAAAAACGAATAGTTTATGAAATGAACCATCGACCAGCGGCAGAAGTTTATGCAAAGTTAATTAATGTCCCAAAAAATGAGTTAGGAAAGCATTTTGCATTACATCCACTTGGGCGAAAGTTTAATCATGATTTTTTAATTGCCTCACCTTTTGAAGCAAAGTCTTCTGGAGAGGTCGAATTTTATTGTCAGGTGTATGAGGGGGCAATAGTTGATATTTTAGAGCCAAAGAATCCAGTACTTGAAATGGAAAAAACTATTGCTGATTTTACCAATCGTTTTACAGAGCTACATGGTGTATTAGGAAGTAACTGCATTTTACGTAAGCTCCAATTTCAAAATGAGCAACTCTTTTCAAAGTTGAATACGCAGTTGAGTGTTTTGCCGAATTTATGTGGTTTTTCAAGTTACGGTGAACAACTAAATAAGTCACAATTAAACCAAACATTGCTCCTTATTGGCTTTGGAAAATTACGATTGGGGTGA
- a CDS encoding AzlD domain-containing protein, with protein sequence MITSMAMVLLILGCALVTWIPRILPFVLVKNVQMPDFVLRWLAYIPVCILSALVIEGMFVKEAQLVTIDWLHLCAFIPTLLVALVTKSLSKTVIAGVLTMAALRFFFS encoded by the coding sequence ATGATAACTTCAATGGCAATGGTACTGCTCATATTAGGTTGTGCACTTGTAACCTGGATTCCAAGAATTCTACCTTTTGTGTTGGTAAAAAATGTGCAAATGCCGGATTTTGTGTTACGCTGGCTTGCTTACATTCCCGTTTGTATTTTGTCTGCACTCGTAATTGAAGGGATGTTTGTGAAAGAAGCTCAACTAGTGACAATTGATTGGCTTCATTTATGCGCATTTATTCCAACTTTACTTGTTGCGTTAGTGACGAAAAGCTTGTCAAAAACAGTTATTGCAGGAGTTTTAACGATGGCTGCGCTACGTTTTTTCTTTAGCTAA